A window of the Nitrospirae bacterium YQR-1 genome harbors these coding sequences:
- a CDS encoding nucleotidyl transferase AbiEii/AbiGii toxin family protein, which produces MIFKPKTGILPPQQLRLWAELDATPPQFTLYGGTALALRLGHRTSVDFDFFSNQSFDPAELTETIPYLKGAEQVQVAPNTLKCRIERDGPVLVSFFGALGLGQVAAPEQAQGRTIYIASLLDIAGTKVAVVQRRAEVRDYLDIDALLQHGTDLPVALAAGRIVYGRSFNPLITLKALNFFDDVPTLPAEVRKRLSAAVEAVDPIRLPKLSPFLSRQDNNTL; this is translated from the coding sequence ATGATTTTCAAGCCCAAAACAGGCATTTTACCGCCACAACAATTGCGGCTATGGGCGGAACTGGATGCAACACCGCCACAGTTTACCCTTTATGGCGGCACGGCGCTTGCCTTGCGGCTGGGGCATCGTACCTCTGTTGATTTTGATTTTTTTTCCAACCAATCCTTTGATCCTGCAGAGCTTACCGAAACCATCCCTTACCTTAAGGGTGCAGAGCAAGTGCAGGTGGCACCCAATACCCTGAAATGCCGCATTGAACGTGACGGCCCCGTGTTAGTGTCCTTTTTTGGCGCTCTTGGCCTGGGTCAGGTGGCGGCCCCTGAGCAGGCTCAAGGGCGTACTATCTACATAGCCTCGCTGCTTGACATTGCAGGGACTAAGGTTGCCGTGGTTCAGAGGCGGGCTGAGGTCAGGGATTATCTCGATATTGATGCACTGTTACAGCATGGTACAGACTTGCCGGTTGCACTTGCTGCAGGACGTATTGTTTATGGACGGAGCTTCAATCCCTTGATTACTTTGAAGGCCCTCAACTTCTTTGATGATGTGCCAACATTACCGGCGGAGGTGCGGAAACGTCTGAGTGCTGCTGTTGAAGCCGTTGATCCAATCCGCCTTCCCAAACTTAGTCCGTTTCTCAGCCGGCAGGATAACAACACGCTATGA
- a CDS encoding transketolase: MRNAYIKALYELTGRNEKIISLIADNGAIVFDKYREAYPQRLINAGIAEANMISMAAGMASAGFIPFAYTISNFITFRAYEQVRNDLCLQHMNVKLVGIGVGFAYSNLGPTHHNTEDITVMRVLPGLTIFSPSDPLETYNATVAASEINGPVYLRITTGGTPKIYNTPYDFKPGLGVTLTEGGDVTIIATGSIVHETLQAVDILKNSGINAKLINIHTIKPFDREIVLKAMRETGIILSVEEHSVTGGLGGCIAEIIAETGRSVKFKRLGLNDSFPQGYGTYDEMRRANGLDKSSIVNEVNALLRMK, encoded by the coding sequence GTGAGAAACGCCTATATAAAGGCGCTCTATGAGCTGACAGGCCGCAATGAGAAAATCATCTCTCTGATAGCGGACAACGGGGCCATAGTCTTTGACAAGTACCGGGAGGCTTATCCCCAAAGGCTTATCAATGCCGGCATAGCCGAGGCTAACATGATAAGCATGGCGGCAGGCATGGCCTCCGCAGGCTTCATACCCTTTGCATATACCATTTCCAACTTTATCACCTTTAGGGCATACGAGCAGGTGAGAAACGACCTCTGCCTGCAGCACATGAATGTTAAACTGGTGGGTATCGGAGTCGGCTTTGCCTACAGTAACCTGGGCCCGACCCACCACAACACAGAGGACATAACCGTGATGAGAGTGCTTCCGGGGCTGACCATATTTTCACCCTCAGACCCCCTTGAAACGTATAATGCAACTGTGGCGGCCTCTGAAATCAACGGCCCCGTCTATTTAAGAATCACCACTGGAGGTACGCCAAAGATTTACAACACCCCGTATGATTTTAAACCCGGCCTGGGTGTTACACTGACAGAGGGCGGAGACGTCACTATAATAGCCACAGGCTCAATTGTACACGAAACCCTGCAGGCCGTGGATATTCTTAAAAACTCCGGCATAAACGCAAAACTGATAAACATCCACACGATAAAACCCTTTGACAGGGAAATTGTACTGAAAGCAATGAGAGAAACCGGCATTATCCTCTCCGTGGAAGAACACTCTGTAACGGGCGGCCTTGGCGGCTGCATAGCGGAAATAATCGCCGAAACAGGCCGCAGCGTTAAATTCAAACGGCTCGGGTTAAATGATTCCTTCCCACAGGGCTACGGCACTTATGACGAAATGAGAAGGGCCAACGGCCTCGATAAAAGCAGTATTGTCAATGAGGTCAATGCTTTGTTGAGAATGAAATAG
- a CDS encoding Uma2 family endonuclease — protein sequence MQTIERDFDLTEIINGVEIMGPSPFGRHQNVSSNLNGIIWNHVKTNGLGKVYYSPLDIIFEDGVNRLQPDIIFIRKENMSIFQDWIRGVPDMVCEIVSPGTFEKDTEVKRGIYERYKVPEYWIVIPELQTVEILTIEDDKYKLHSMAAFEGTVTSKIIEGLQINIRDIFE from the coding sequence ATGCAAACCATAGAAAGAGATTTTGACTTAACAGAAATAATCAATGGAGTGGAAATAATGGGTCCAAGTCCGTTTGGGAGACATCAAAATGTTAGTAGCAATTTAAATGGTATTATTTGGAATCATGTAAAAACAAATGGATTAGGAAAAGTATATTATTCGCCTTTAGATATAATTTTTGAGGATGGGGTTAACCGCCTTCAACCTGATATTATATTTATAAGGAAAGAGAATATGAGTATCTTTCAGGACTGGATAAGAGGCGTTCCCGATATGGTTTGTGAGATAGTATCACCGGGTACTTTTGAAAAGGATACAGAAGTAAAAAGAGGTATCTACGAAAGATATAAAGTCCCTGAGTATTGGATTGTTATACCCGAACTACAAACTGTCGAAATATTAACCATAGAAGATGATAAGTATAAGCTACATTCAATGGCAGCATTTGAGGGTACAGTTACATCTAAGATCATTGAAGGACTTCAAATTAATATCAGGGATATCTTTGAGTAG
- a CDS encoding DUF4258 domain-containing protein has translation MKPIRLSKHAREQLFYRGVDEKEVIETIMTSQWEFANNNRYQAVKTYTYGKNWNNKFYAFKQVKPIFIEEETEMVVITVYAYFFNKEG, from the coding sequence ATGAAACCCATAAGATTATCAAAACACGCAAGGGAACAGTTATTTTATAGAGGAGTTGATGAAAAAGAGGTAATTGAAACAATAATGACATCTCAATGGGAGTTTGCCAATAATAATAGGTATCAAGCGGTTAAGACATATACTTATGGAAAAAACTGGAATAATAAGTTTTATGCATTTAAGCAGGTGAAACCGATATTTATTGAAGAGGAGACAGAAATGGTTGTAATAACAGTATATGCTTATTTTTTTAATAAAGAGGGCTAG
- a CDS encoding DUF2283 domain-containing protein, translating to MRITYDPEVDTLYIRFIETTVTTEHVADGVAIDYDTEGKIAGVEILDAITHVGSKEVFKKITLENLAL from the coding sequence ATGAGAATAACTTATGATCCGGAAGTAGATACACTTTATATAAGATTTATCGAAACTACAGTAACAACAGAACATGTTGCAGATGGAGTAGCAATAGACTATGATACGGAAGGGAAAATAGCAGGAGTAGAGATTTTAGATGCCATAACTCATGTCGGTAGTAAAGAAGTTTTTAAGAAAATCACTTTAGAAAATCTTGCACTTTAG